In Actinoplanes sp. NBC_00393, a single genomic region encodes these proteins:
- a CDS encoding outer membrane protein assembly factor BamB family protein, which produces MAHIDRRHLLKGAAAAATGLAISGTPAMAGGRTGAADLKFFDTPGDADFPKVGGNLGNQNYSGLRRINPGNVRGLRGAWMNSIEGGLRTGNSQSTAVAVDGVLYIESALGNVIAVDGVTGATKWRYDQTRGTLTRRGVAVSDKHVFTKSNENYVIALDRATGQVVWERQVSGFGNIEKVAVVYHDGLLFCGTNDGPRGAALALDATTGDVLWHFWGTPGPGEFGNDTWEGESWAEGGATPWIHPAVDPELGLTYWTFGNARGSNSSQDGSARGGSNLFANSLVALDMRTGAYRWHFQSIHHDIWDMDNVMSPVLADVRIRGRMRKVVVYGSKSGMFFILDRTDGTAPLGIVERPVPQEPRQKTWPTQPFPVQGGWTEQRVVDQPLGTSVPGDPNRAVPNYVPGALYDPHWDVPILSIPGHGGGADWSHLSFSHRTGLVYTGYGYVAAAHSLTESSNGLRPPGEYQTGGIVAVDVSTNRVKWKRRMPYSLAHGNGILTTASDLMFIGQPDGNLLAMDARTGRELWRFQTGAAISSSPIMYRAGGKEYLAVYAGGTSIPYGNSAPRGDFLWAFEIGGDLGPAATPPPPVIRRPVSGTPVEGTAVANTVVIGRTYSGGTVGATESFAVAGMAPTHLRVPVGTTVTFTNHPGNAGPRGVTQFFEGLFNVTLAPGESFTYTFNRAGEYFFNDPASPRSTGKIEVYQP; this is translated from the coding sequence GTGGCCCACATCGACAGACGACACCTGCTCAAGGGCGCCGCCGCGGCAGCCACCGGCCTGGCGATCTCCGGCACCCCGGCAATGGCGGGCGGCCGCACCGGCGCCGCCGACCTGAAATTCTTCGACACCCCCGGGGACGCCGATTTCCCCAAGGTCGGCGGCAACCTCGGCAACCAGAACTACAGCGGCCTGCGCCGCATCAACCCCGGCAATGTACGCGGACTGCGCGGCGCCTGGATGAACTCGATCGAGGGTGGGCTGCGCACCGGCAACAGCCAGAGCACCGCGGTGGCCGTCGACGGCGTGCTCTACATCGAGTCGGCGCTGGGCAACGTGATCGCGGTCGACGGTGTCACCGGCGCGACCAAGTGGCGTTACGACCAGACACGCGGCACGCTGACCCGCCGCGGCGTCGCCGTCAGTGACAAGCACGTCTTCACCAAGTCGAACGAGAACTACGTGATCGCCCTGGACCGCGCGACCGGGCAGGTGGTCTGGGAGCGGCAGGTCAGCGGGTTCGGCAACATCGAGAAGGTGGCCGTGGTCTACCACGACGGCCTGCTGTTCTGCGGCACCAACGACGGCCCGCGCGGCGCCGCCCTGGCCCTGGACGCCACCACCGGCGACGTGCTCTGGCACTTCTGGGGCACGCCCGGTCCGGGCGAGTTCGGCAACGACACCTGGGAGGGCGAGTCCTGGGCCGAGGGCGGGGCCACCCCGTGGATCCATCCGGCCGTCGACCCGGAGCTGGGCCTGACCTACTGGACGTTCGGCAACGCGCGGGGCAGCAACTCGTCGCAGGACGGCTCGGCCCGCGGCGGGTCGAACCTGTTCGCGAACTCCCTGGTGGCGCTGGACATGCGCACCGGCGCGTACCGGTGGCACTTCCAGTCGATCCACCACGACATCTGGGACATGGACAACGTGATGTCGCCGGTGCTCGCCGACGTGCGGATCCGCGGCCGCATGCGCAAGGTCGTCGTCTACGGCAGCAAGTCCGGCATGTTCTTCATCCTGGACCGCACCGACGGCACCGCCCCGCTGGGCATCGTCGAACGGCCGGTGCCGCAGGAGCCGCGGCAGAAGACCTGGCCCACTCAGCCGTTCCCGGTGCAGGGCGGCTGGACCGAGCAGCGCGTCGTCGACCAGCCGCTCGGCACGTCGGTGCCGGGCGACCCGAACCGGGCGGTGCCGAACTACGTACCGGGCGCCCTCTACGACCCGCACTGGGACGTTCCGATCCTGTCGATCCCCGGGCACGGCGGCGGCGCGGACTGGTCGCACCTGTCGTTCAGCCATCGCACCGGCCTGGTCTACACCGGATACGGGTACGTGGCCGCCGCGCACTCGCTGACCGAGAGCAGCAACGGGCTGCGGCCGCCCGGTGAGTACCAGACCGGCGGGATCGTCGCCGTCGACGTGAGCACCAACCGGGTGAAGTGGAAGCGGCGGATGCCGTACTCCCTGGCGCACGGCAACGGCATCCTGACCACCGCGAGCGACCTGATGTTCATCGGGCAGCCGGACGGCAACCTGCTCGCCATGGACGCGCGCACCGGCCGGGAGCTGTGGCGGTTCCAGACCGGCGCGGCGATCAGCTCCAGCCCGATCATGTACCGGGCCGGCGGTAAGGAGTACCTGGCCGTGTACGCGGGCGGGACCAGCATCCCGTACGGCAACTCGGCGCCGCGCGGCGACTTCCTGTGGGCGTTCGAGATCGGCGGCGACCTCGGGCCGGCGGCCACCCCGCCACCGCCGGTGATCCGCCGGCCGGTTTCCGGAACTCCGGTGGAGGGCACGGCGGTGGCGAACACCGTGGTAATCGGCCGCACCTACAGCGGTGGCACGGTCGGGGCCACCGAGTCGTTCGCGGTCGCAGGGATGGCGCCGACCCACCTGCGGGTCCCGGTGGGCACCACGGTGACGTTCACCAACCATCCGGGCAACGCCGGGCCGCGCGGGGTCACCCAGTTCTTCGAAGGCCTGTTCAACGTGACACTGGCGCCGGGGGAGTCGTTCACCTACACGTTCAACCGGGCCGGGGAGTACTTCTTCAACGACCCGGCCAGCCCGCGCTCCACCGGCAAGATCGAGGTCTACCAGCCGTGA
- a CDS encoding TRAP transporter small permease has product MSTSIEPAEKADPVREWREPAVLRAWGSAELWVAVVALVVIFVSVLWQVVSRYVPALNWPGVGELANYSLIVLTFIMVGYLIGNNGHITIQIIDYLVKGRAFTVVKALSAACTGLICTLLVWEAYQLILMYPARRTAALGIPVWLLYAVPLLGFASGAVRAFVRVFVANRPDAPFDAAEAR; this is encoded by the coding sequence TTGAGCACATCCATCGAACCGGCTGAGAAGGCCGATCCGGTGCGCGAGTGGCGTGAGCCGGCGGTGTTGCGCGCCTGGGGCTCGGCCGAGTTGTGGGTCGCCGTCGTGGCGCTGGTGGTGATCTTCGTCAGCGTGCTGTGGCAGGTGGTCAGCCGCTACGTCCCGGCGCTCAACTGGCCGGGGGTGGGGGAGCTCGCCAACTACTCACTGATCGTCCTGACCTTCATCATGGTCGGCTACCTGATCGGCAACAACGGGCACATCACCATCCAGATCATCGACTACCTGGTGAAGGGCAGGGCCTTCACCGTCGTCAAGGCGCTCTCCGCGGCCTGCACCGGGCTGATCTGCACGCTGCTGGTCTGGGAGGCGTACCAGTTGATCCTGATGTACCCGGCCCGCCGGACCGCCGCCCTCGGCATCCCGGTCTGGCTGCTCTACGCGGTCCCGCTGCTCGGCTTCGCCTCCGGAGCGGTGCGGGCCTTCGTGCGGGTCTTCGTGGCCAACCGGCCGGACGCCCCGTTCGACGCGGCGGAGGCGAGATGA
- a CDS encoding type II 3-dehydroquinate dehydratase produces the protein MTERLFILNGPNLNMLGRREPALYGRVTLAEIEKRCRDLAPELGFDVFFGQSNAEAQLIDWVHRAYDEAVGVLINPAGLSTRSVALYDALRMLDQPVVEVHLTNVLGREPLYRELLTAAAAWGFVAGFGADVYELGMRGLAGRLSCDSASSAAGGSPATT, from the coding sequence GTGACCGAGCGGCTGTTCATCCTCAACGGCCCGAACCTGAACATGCTGGGCCGGCGGGAACCCGCCCTATACGGGCGGGTCACCCTCGCCGAGATCGAGAAGCGGTGCCGGGACCTCGCCCCGGAGCTCGGTTTCGACGTGTTCTTCGGGCAGTCCAACGCGGAGGCGCAGCTGATCGACTGGGTGCACCGGGCGTACGACGAGGCGGTCGGGGTGCTCATCAACCCGGCCGGCCTGTCCACCCGCTCGGTCGCTCTCTACGACGCGCTGCGCATGCTCGACCAGCCGGTCGTCGAGGTGCACCTGACCAACGTGCTCGGCCGGGAACCGCTCTACCGGGAACTGCTGACCGCGGCTGCGGCCTGGGGCTTCGTGGCCGGGTTCGGCGCGGACGTCTACGAGCTGGGGATGCGCGGACTGGCCGGGAGGTTGTCGTGCGATTCGGCATCATCGGCTGCGGGAGGATCGCCCGCAACCACGTGA
- a CDS encoding TRAP transporter large permease — protein MILELWMVGAAIAFLLLIRVPVGLAFIGPSLWWALADGRSEGFALKTTFDGLNSFPLLAVPLFILVGVLANRLGIADRLYEFCLAALGRLRGNLAYVNVGSAVGFSWMSGSALADVAGLGKMQIPQMVKAGYPHGFASGLTASSSLISPVMPPSIPAVIYAATATVSTGALFAASVLPAFAMAIGLCVYIFLWTARRPQFGSVPFDRARFARASVGAVGALLTPVILLGGILSGVFTPTEAASVAVLYMLILGVVYRTARVRVLLQAARETAVITGGIMLILGAAALLGLLLTRAHVSRNVAEFLTGVSDNPWVFMILVNLILFILGCLIDATAVILVTVPVLLPIAIDFGIDPIYFGVVMIINLMIGLLTPPVGSVLYITSSVTGKPVDVIFRGVAPFLIPLLLVLIVVTALPGVVLWLPSLLGF, from the coding sequence ATGATCCTCGAACTTTGGATGGTCGGCGCCGCCATCGCCTTCCTGCTGCTGATCCGGGTGCCGGTCGGGCTCGCCTTCATCGGCCCCAGCCTCTGGTGGGCGCTGGCCGACGGCCGCTCCGAGGGCTTCGCGCTGAAGACCACCTTCGACGGGCTCAACAGCTTCCCGCTGCTGGCGGTCCCGCTGTTCATCCTGGTCGGCGTGCTGGCCAACCGGCTCGGCATCGCCGACCGGCTCTACGAGTTCTGCCTGGCCGCGCTGGGCCGGCTGCGCGGCAACCTGGCCTACGTCAACGTCGGCTCGGCGGTCGGCTTCTCCTGGATGAGCGGGTCCGCGCTGGCCGACGTGGCCGGTCTGGGCAAGATGCAGATCCCGCAGATGGTCAAGGCCGGCTATCCGCACGGGTTCGCCTCCGGCCTGACCGCGTCGTCGTCGCTGATCAGCCCGGTCATGCCGCCGAGCATCCCGGCCGTCATCTACGCGGCGACCGCCACTGTCTCCACCGGCGCGCTGTTCGCCGCCTCCGTGCTGCCCGCCTTCGCGATGGCGATCGGGCTCTGCGTCTACATCTTCCTCTGGACCGCCCGCCGGCCGCAATTCGGCTCGGTGCCGTTCGACCGGGCCCGGTTCGCCCGGGCCTCGGTCGGCGCGGTGGGCGCGCTGCTCACCCCGGTGATCCTGCTCGGCGGCATCCTGTCCGGTGTCTTCACCCCGACCGAGGCGGCCTCGGTGGCGGTGCTCTACATGCTGATCCTCGGCGTGGTCTACCGCACCGCCAGAGTCCGGGTGCTGTTGCAGGCGGCCCGCGAGACCGCGGTGATCACCGGCGGCATCATGCTGATCCTGGGCGCCGCCGCGCTGCTCGGCCTGCTCCTCACCCGGGCGCACGTGTCGCGCAACGTCGCCGAGTTCCTGACCGGGGTCTCCGACAACCCGTGGGTCTTCATGATCCTGGTCAACCTCATCCTGTTCATCCTCGGCTGCCTGATCGACGCCACCGCGGTCATCCTGGTCACGGTGCCGGTCCTGCTGCCGATCGCGATCGACTTCGGCATCGACCCGATCTACTTCGGCGTCGTAATGATCATCAACCTGATGATCGGCCTGCTCACTCCACCGGTGGGCAGCGTCCTCTACATCACCAGTTCGGTGACCGGCAAGCCGGTCGACGTGATCTTCCGCGGGGTCGCCCCGTTCCTGATCCCGCTGCTTCTCGTCCTCATCGTGGTCACCGCACTGCCCGGTGTCGTGCTGTGGCTGCCCAGCCTGCTCGGATTCTGA
- a CDS encoding shikimate dehydrogenase, with amino-acid sequence MTTRVLIGLIGAGIRQSHSPLLHQHEADRHGIRLLYTTIDSHALGLHAEDLPELLRWARALGYRGLNVTHPFKQQIIGHLDRLSAQARTLGAVNTVVFDDETTTGHNTDAYGFQHSFAEHFPTVARDRVVQLGAGGAGAAVAHAMLTLGAGHLSIVDLDAGRVAALVRALAGQFGADRVSAGTPAGQSALLAAADGVINATPVGMAHHPGLPVAAADLRADLWVADLVYRPADTALLQAARAVGAATLPGAPMSVYQAVAAFELFTGVPADPGAMLADSASLLRAGH; translated from the coding sequence GTGACGACCCGCGTACTGATCGGCCTGATCGGCGCCGGCATCCGGCAGTCGCACTCGCCGTTGCTGCACCAGCACGAGGCCGACCGCCACGGCATCCGCCTGCTCTACACCACCATCGACTCGCACGCCCTCGGGCTGCACGCCGAGGACCTGCCCGAGCTGCTGCGCTGGGCCCGCGCCCTGGGTTACCGGGGACTCAACGTCACCCATCCGTTCAAGCAGCAGATCATCGGCCACCTCGACCGTCTCTCGGCGCAGGCACGCACGCTCGGCGCGGTCAACACCGTCGTCTTCGACGACGAGACAACCACCGGGCACAACACTGATGCGTACGGCTTCCAGCACAGTTTCGCCGAACACTTCCCGACCGTGGCGCGCGATCGGGTCGTGCAACTCGGCGCCGGAGGAGCCGGCGCCGCCGTCGCGCACGCCATGCTCACCCTCGGCGCCGGGCACCTGAGCATCGTCGACCTCGACGCCGGCCGGGTGGCCGCCCTGGTCCGGGCCCTGGCCGGCCAGTTCGGCGCCGACCGGGTCAGCGCCGGCACCCCTGCCGGGCAGAGCGCCCTGCTCGCCGCCGCCGACGGTGTCATCAACGCCACCCCGGTCGGCATGGCCCACCACCCCGGCCTGCCGGTGGCCGCCGCCGACCTGCGCGCCGATCTGTGGGTGGCCGACCTGGTCTACCGGCCCGCCGACACCGCCCTGCTGCAAGCCGCCCGGGCCGTGGGCGCCGCCACTCTGCCCGGCGCCCCGATGAGCGTCTACCAGGCGGTCGCCGCGTTCGAACTGTTCACCGGGGTGCCCGCCGACCCCGGCGCGATGCTCGCCGACTCCGCCTCCCTGCTGCGCGCCGGCCACTGA
- the dctP gene encoding TRAP transporter substrate-binding protein DctP — MKRSVIALTLVLLAAGCTTADNTTAAEGENPQLTIKIGSSQPETQPNYYCGMQLLKERLESQQGLNLTLDLFPNSQLGPDAERFASVQSGDIDIDLQGGSAMSTAFPKIGVLDAAYAFNDIDHFFKWIDQNGKDFFAEFNTATDTTIVDAWYFGMRTFTATKPIKTPADLSGLKIRFPNTPQFLANAEALGATAVAIAVEELYLALQQGVAQGQENPVTATHAQKFDEILKVASLNNHQVGAHYVVVSDKTLDKMSQAQKDALFKAVHDIRAENRKCVDEETEKVLDGWRGDSSRTVVEIDQVDRDAFISKAEAYFNSHYTGENLELYKNIRASA, encoded by the coding sequence ATGAAACGCTCTGTCATCGCCCTTACGCTCGTCCTCCTCGCCGCCGGATGCACCACCGCCGACAACACCACCGCCGCCGAGGGGGAGAACCCTCAGCTCACCATCAAGATCGGCAGCTCGCAGCCGGAGACCCAGCCGAACTACTACTGCGGCATGCAGCTGCTCAAGGAACGCCTGGAGTCGCAGCAGGGCCTCAACCTGACCCTCGACCTGTTCCCGAACAGCCAGCTGGGACCGGACGCCGAACGATTCGCCAGCGTGCAGAGCGGCGACATCGACATCGACCTGCAGGGCGGCTCGGCGATGTCCACCGCCTTCCCGAAGATCGGGGTGCTCGACGCGGCGTACGCGTTCAACGACATCGACCACTTCTTCAAGTGGATCGACCAGAACGGCAAGGACTTCTTCGCCGAGTTCAACACGGCGACCGACACCACCATCGTGGACGCCTGGTACTTCGGGATGCGTACCTTCACCGCCACCAAACCGATCAAGACGCCGGCCGACCTGTCCGGCCTGAAGATCCGCTTCCCGAACACCCCGCAGTTCCTGGCCAACGCCGAGGCGCTCGGCGCGACCGCGGTCGCCATCGCCGTCGAGGAGCTGTACCTGGCACTGCAGCAGGGCGTCGCGCAGGGGCAGGAGAACCCGGTCACCGCCACCCACGCCCAGAAGTTCGACGAGATCCTCAAGGTCGCCAGCCTGAACAACCACCAGGTCGGCGCCCACTACGTGGTGGTCTCCGACAAGACGCTGGACAAGATGAGCCAGGCGCAGAAGGACGCGCTGTTCAAAGCGGTGCACGACATCCGCGCCGAGAACCGCAAGTGCGTCGACGAGGAGACCGAGAAGGTGCTCGACGGGTGGCGGGGCGACTCCAGCCGTACCGTGGTGGAAATCGACCAGGTGGACCGCGACGCCTTCATCAGCAAGGCTGAGGCCTACTTCAACAGCCACTACACCGGTGAGAACCTCGAGCTCTACAAGAACATCCGGGCGTCCGCCTGA
- a CDS encoding Gfo/Idh/MocA family protein — MRFGIIGCGRIARNHVSALRAVAGVEVTAVADVDGQRARAFAAEHGVPDAFEAVDDMFAGGLEAVSICTPHGAHEAGVLAAARHRVHVLCEKPVALDVAQAGRMVAAAEAAGVRFGVVFQRRFWPAAQRIRAAIEDGSLGAPVAGGIVARLNRDADYYAEPWRGRQASEGGGVLMTQVIHHIDLLRWFMGPAVWVSGRCATLVPRAGIDVEDTAGAVIGFRSGAIATVQAGTTFQPGLGVHVWVSDAQGRTAGVMEYPEGVGSADVWPRPGAEVGDLPLGAIHEHLVPYHARQIADFVAAVREGREPAVTGRDAVRSLEIVEAVYESSRSGTAVRLAGH; from the coding sequence GTGCGATTCGGCATCATCGGCTGCGGGAGGATCGCCCGCAACCACGTGAGCGCACTGCGGGCGGTCGCCGGCGTCGAGGTCACCGCCGTGGCCGACGTCGACGGGCAGCGGGCCCGTGCCTTCGCTGCCGAGCACGGGGTGCCGGACGCGTTCGAGGCCGTCGACGACATGTTCGCCGGCGGCCTGGAGGCGGTGAGCATCTGCACCCCGCACGGCGCCCACGAGGCCGGGGTGCTGGCGGCTGCCCGGCATCGCGTCCACGTGCTGTGCGAAAAGCCGGTCGCGCTGGACGTGGCGCAGGCCGGGCGGATGGTCGCGGCCGCCGAGGCGGCCGGGGTGCGCTTCGGCGTGGTCTTCCAGCGCCGGTTCTGGCCGGCCGCGCAGCGGATCCGGGCCGCGATCGAGGATGGGAGTCTCGGGGCGCCGGTCGCCGGTGGCATCGTGGCGCGGCTCAACCGGGATGCGGACTATTACGCCGAGCCGTGGCGCGGGCGGCAGGCGTCCGAGGGCGGCGGCGTGCTGATGACCCAGGTCATCCACCACATCGACCTGCTGCGCTGGTTCATGGGCCCGGCGGTGTGGGTGAGTGGGCGGTGCGCGACGCTGGTGCCGCGGGCCGGCATCGACGTGGAGGACACCGCCGGGGCGGTGATCGGGTTCCGGTCCGGGGCGATCGCGACGGTGCAGGCCGGGACCACGTTCCAGCCGGGCCTCGGGGTGCACGTGTGGGTGTCCGACGCGCAGGGCCGCACGGCCGGGGTGATGGAGTATCCGGAAGGGGTGGGCTCCGCCGACGTGTGGCCGCGGCCGGGGGCGGAGGTCGGCGATCTGCCGCTCGGGGCCATCCACGAGCACCTGGTGCCGTACCACGCACGGCAGATCGCGGACTTCGTGGCGGCGGTGCGTGAGGGGCGCGAGCCCGCCGTGACCGGCCGCGACGCGGTGCGGTCCCTGGAGATCGTCGAGGCCGTCTACGAGTCGTCGCGATCCGGGACAGCCGTGCGGCTGGCCGGGCACTGA
- a CDS encoding sodium:proton antiporter — MQLPLWTAAPFVLLLLAVALCEVLAANWWGRLANKALVAAALAVPAAVQLLTVAGGLHALAHSLAEYASFLSLLAALFVIAGGIHLRGSLAGTPLSNAGLLAVGAVLANVIGTTGAAMLLIRPFLRANARRRHRTHLVVFFILIVANAGGLLTPIGDPPLYLGFLKGVPFDWTFRLWAPWLFVNGTLILLFNLVDQFLVNREERRDRVVGLMDELFEHEPLAVAGRRNLLFLALLVLVLLSKGVIAWPYGVPEVALLAIAYASYRLTPREVHDANHFTFGPILSVAIIFAAVFVTMTQPLLILNARAEQIGLDQPWQYFWVTGALSSTLDNAPTYLAFTSVAAGQLGISVDDPHYLTALISTATGNDLLYAIACGAVMMGSLTYIGNGPNLMVKEVAEHRGVSMPHFFAYAFLAMLIMLPVLAATTFLFFPP; from the coding sequence ATGCAGCTGCCCCTGTGGACCGCCGCGCCGTTCGTCCTGCTGCTGCTCGCGGTGGCGCTGTGCGAGGTGCTGGCCGCGAACTGGTGGGGCCGGCTCGCCAACAAGGCGCTGGTGGCCGCCGCGCTGGCCGTCCCCGCCGCGGTGCAGCTGCTGACGGTGGCGGGCGGCCTGCACGCGCTGGCCCACTCGCTCGCCGAGTACGCCTCGTTCCTGTCCCTGCTCGCCGCGCTGTTCGTCATCGCCGGCGGCATCCACCTGCGCGGTTCGCTCGCCGGCACACCCCTGTCCAACGCCGGCCTGCTCGCGGTCGGCGCGGTGCTGGCCAACGTCATCGGCACCACCGGCGCCGCCATGCTGCTGATCCGCCCGTTCCTGCGGGCCAACGCCCGCCGCCGGCACCGGACCCACCTGGTCGTCTTCTTCATCCTGATCGTCGCGAACGCCGGTGGCCTGCTCACCCCGATCGGCGACCCGCCGCTCTACCTCGGCTTCCTCAAGGGCGTGCCGTTCGACTGGACGTTCCGGTTGTGGGCGCCGTGGCTGTTCGTCAACGGCACCCTGATCCTGCTGTTCAACCTGGTCGACCAGTTCCTCGTCAACCGCGAGGAACGCCGTGACCGGGTCGTCGGGCTGATGGACGAGCTCTTCGAACACGAGCCCCTGGCGGTCGCCGGCCGGCGCAACCTGCTGTTCCTGGCCCTGCTCGTGCTCGTCCTGCTCTCCAAGGGGGTGATCGCCTGGCCGTACGGGGTTCCGGAGGTGGCCCTGCTTGCGATCGCGTACGCGTCGTACCGCCTCACGCCCCGCGAGGTGCACGACGCCAACCACTTCACCTTCGGCCCGATCCTGTCGGTTGCGATCATCTTCGCCGCGGTGTTCGTCACGATGACCCAGCCACTGCTCATCCTCAACGCCCGCGCCGAACAGATCGGCCTGGACCAACCCTGGCAGTACTTCTGGGTAACCGGGGCGCTGTCCTCGACGCTGGACAACGCCCCCACCTACCTGGCCTTCACCTCGGTCGCCGCCGGCCAGCTCGGCATCAGCGTGGACGACCCGCACTACCTGACCGCCCTGATCAGCACCGCGACCGGCAACGACCTGCTGTACGCCATCGCCTGCGGCGCGGTGATGATGGGCTCGCTCACCTACATCGGCAACGGGCCCAACCTGATGGTCAAGGAGGTCGCCGAGCACCGCG
- a CDS encoding IclR family transcriptional regulator has product MEKSAESVDQQGVRSVQRALGILGLLTDDRPIVSVREIVEATGLAKTTVLRLVSTLEQSGLLWATTGGYMAGPGLWRWAHLARRSWELPPETQRGMRELAARRRETVNLYVARDIYRVCVAQQESPQPLRHVVQVGDELPMWAGASSKVLLRDATFGLLERIAKGSPHGPGHAKQIRAWIDEAARNGFGESHGEREEGLSAVAAPIIGRSGTVVAALTLSGPSIRFTPDRVTEFAADLQEMAKEISERGFDRPFGTA; this is encoded by the coding sequence GTGGAGAAATCGGCCGAGTCCGTCGACCAGCAGGGCGTTCGCAGCGTCCAGCGCGCCCTGGGCATCCTCGGCCTGCTCACCGACGACCGGCCGATCGTGAGTGTCCGGGAGATCGTCGAGGCCACTGGCCTGGCCAAGACCACCGTGCTGCGGCTGGTGTCCACCCTGGAGCAGAGCGGCCTGCTCTGGGCCACCACCGGCGGCTACATGGCCGGGCCCGGCCTGTGGCGGTGGGCGCACCTGGCCCGCCGCAGCTGGGAGCTGCCGCCGGAGACCCAGCGCGGCATGCGCGAGCTCGCCGCCCGCCGGCGCGAGACCGTCAACCTCTACGTGGCCCGCGACATCTACCGGGTCTGCGTCGCCCAGCAGGAGAGCCCGCAACCGTTGCGGCACGTCGTGCAGGTCGGCGACGAGCTGCCGATGTGGGCCGGCGCCTCCTCGAAGGTGCTGCTGCGCGACGCCACTTTCGGTCTGCTGGAGCGCATCGCCAAAGGCTCCCCGCACGGTCCCGGCCACGCCAAGCAGATCCGGGCGTGGATCGACGAGGCGGCCCGCAACGGGTTCGGCGAGAGCCACGGCGAGCGGGAGGAGGGCCTGTCCGCGGTCGCCGCGCCGATCATCGGCCGCTCCGGCACGGTCGTCGCCGCGCTCACGCTGAGCGGCCCCAGCATCCGCTTCACCCCGGACCGGGTCACCGAGTTCGCCGCCGACCTGCAGGAGATGGCCAAGGAGATCTCGGAGCGCGGTTTCGACCGCCCGTTCGGCACGGCTTGA